A region of Moorena producens PAL-8-15-08-1 DNA encodes the following proteins:
- a CDS encoding iron uptake porin, whose product MNKQLRAMLLMSPLMLVSQWAASKVAIAQEVSPNLDPVNLGEIPAQTKQVSVDKLIKQSKQDSASMGQVTSVSQLRDVSPGDWAYEALRSLVERYGCIAGYPNRTFRGNRATTRYEFAAGLNACLNQIERLIAASTADFITREDLETLQRLIQEFESELATLGARVDNLEGRVAFLEDHQFSTTTKLEGEVVFSIANAFGEDSDNQVVFQDRVRLAFVSSFTGKDALYTRLDAGNAATFDGTDQGAFTYSFDSGNDLGIGWLAYYFPIGDNIDVYLPAAFPLWQDFVPTLSPYLDDFTGASGVLSSYAESSPIYKIGLGAGGGLGINFSLADAVVLSAGYFGGNSFDPSEGQGLFNGEFSALGQLTFSPSDSFQLAFTYVRAYFNDFDDGNAIFDTGVGTENSRAPFGDGADVTANTNSYGVEASFRFSPNLVINAYGGYTDAEQASGGNGDAEIWYYGLGLALPDFGKEGNLLGIVAGSEPYVGGDDDTAIHLEGFYKYQLNDNISITPGLIWIAAPFGDSDNEDVFIGALRTTFKF is encoded by the coding sequence ATGAATAAACAATTACGCGCGATGTTGCTGATGAGTCCATTGATGTTGGTATCCCAATGGGCAGCATCCAAGGTCGCGATCGCACAAGAGGTTTCACCAAACCTTGACCCAGTAAACCTGGGGGAAATACCTGCACAAACAAAGCAGGTGTCGGTTGATAAACTGATCAAACAGAGTAAACAAGACTCAGCTTCCATGGGTCAAGTCACCAGTGTTTCCCAACTGCGTGATGTATCTCCTGGAGACTGGGCTTATGAAGCGCTACGCAGTTTGGTAGAGCGCTACGGTTGTATTGCAGGATATCCCAATCGCACGTTTCGCGGGAATCGCGCCACAACCCGGTATGAATTTGCCGCTGGTTTAAATGCTTGCTTGAACCAGATTGAGCGTTTAATTGCTGCGTCTACCGCAGATTTTATCACTCGTGAAGACTTAGAAACCCTGCAACGGCTGATTCAGGAGTTTGAATCAGAATTGGCTACTCTCGGTGCACGAGTAGATAACTTAGAAGGACGGGTGGCATTTTTAGAAGACCATCAGTTTTCTACCACCACCAAGCTAGAAGGGGAAGTGGTCTTCTCTATTGCCAACGCCTTTGGTGAAGACAGTGACAACCAAGTCGTGTTTCAAGACCGGGTACGTTTAGCGTTTGTCTCCAGCTTCACCGGTAAAGATGCCCTCTACACCCGTCTGGATGCCGGTAATGCAGCTACCTTTGATGGCACAGACCAAGGTGCCTTTACTTACAGCTTCGACAGCGGTAACGACCTGGGTATTGGTTGGCTAGCCTACTACTTCCCGATTGGGGATAATATTGATGTTTATCTCCCAGCTGCCTTTCCCCTTTGGCAAGATTTCGTCCCCACCCTCAGCCCCTACCTGGATGACTTCACTGGCGCTAGCGGTGTTCTTTCCAGCTATGCTGAATCTAGCCCCATCTATAAAATTGGTTTAGGCGCAGGTGGTGGACTAGGCATCAACTTTAGCCTCGCCGATGCGGTAGTATTGAGTGCAGGTTACTTTGGTGGCAATTCCTTTGATCCCTCTGAAGGTCAGGGTTTATTCAATGGTGAGTTTTCTGCCTTAGGTCAGTTAACATTTTCCCCTAGCGACAGCTTTCAGTTAGCCTTCACCTACGTTCGTGCCTACTTCAATGACTTTGATGATGGCAACGCTATCTTTGATACAGGTGTGGGAACTGAAAACTCCAGGGCACCCTTTGGTGATGGAGCAGATGTCACTGCCAACACTAACTCCTACGGCGTAGAAGCCTCTTTTCGATTCTCTCCCAATTTAGTAATTAATGCCTATGGCGGCTACACCGATGCTGAACAAGCTTCTGGTGGCAACGGTGATGCTGAGATTTGGTACTACGGTCTAGGATTGGCATTACCAGACTTTGGCAAAGAAGGTAACTTACTTGGTATAGTTGCCGGTTCTGAGCCTTATGTTGGTGGTGATGATGATACCGCCATTCATCTTGAAGGCTTCTACAAGTATCAGTTAAATGATAATATCTCGATTACTCCCGGATTAATCTGGATTGCTGCTCCCTTTGGAGACAGTGATAACGAGGATGTCTTCATTGGTGCTCTGAGAACTACCTTCAAATTCTAA
- a CDS encoding sensor histidine kinase, whose product MSGENFQGFHTGCHLNSGASRISWINQFLASASIRQKVFVGYALSIGLAILGTTTGLGIGQHYQKAALAELTRAQKQEHLLKNLQIAILDLRSYPYPFAVTLRDLQLVQEKIDQAQQLLLEREGFVREFETCAHINTNQLLDLLKTYRIIIDSYNTLIQSLLLGALLRGELDSPPVAPDDQLKLAQTQLLPQNNPELTTALERFFEKSDQLIRAAQVKQQQGLSALNRADQLCFGIILSSMIASVAIAILLAIHTSNAIAQRIKSLTQITEQVKQESNFTLQAPVTTRDEVGVLAKSLNQLIHGMADYTQELQQTEIQLIQNEKMSSLGTMVAGIAHEMNNPINFIYGNLFFASDYIEDLLSLVELYQQYYPNPDPEIKNRLEEIDLEFLAQDLPKIIASMKGGAERIREIVLSMRNFSRLDEADLKPVNIHEGIDNTLVLLSNRLKPGIELIKHYGDLPLVDCYPAQLNQVFLSILENALDAIEHKSVESCPSPVFTIRIQTELVDQNWIVIRIADNGPGIAAAIKDRIFDPFFTTKDPGQGTGLGLAISYQIITQHRGKIEVASEPGQGAEFVISLPK is encoded by the coding sequence TTGTCAGGGGAGAATTTCCAAGGATTTCACACTGGATGTCACCTTAACTCAGGGGCATCCAGAATCAGCTGGATCAATCAATTCCTAGCCAGTGCGAGCATTCGGCAGAAAGTTTTTGTGGGCTATGCACTCTCCATTGGTTTGGCAATTTTGGGAACAACGACTGGATTAGGGATTGGCCAGCATTACCAAAAGGCAGCACTAGCTGAACTCACTCGTGCCCAAAAACAAGAACATCTGCTGAAGAATTTACAAATCGCGATTTTAGACTTACGTTCCTATCCCTACCCTTTTGCTGTTACCTTGAGAGACCTACAGCTGGTTCAAGAGAAAATTGACCAAGCTCAGCAACTGCTTTTGGAACGGGAAGGGTTTGTCAGAGAGTTTGAGACCTGTGCTCATATTAATACCAATCAGTTACTGGATTTACTGAAGACCTACAGGATCATTATTGATTCCTACAACACTCTCATTCAATCCCTGTTGTTAGGTGCGCTCTTACGTGGCGAATTAGATTCGCCACCGGTCGCACCTGATGATCAGCTTAAACTCGCCCAAACCCAACTGTTGCCACAGAACAATCCTGAATTAACCACTGCCCTAGAACGCTTTTTTGAGAAGTCAGACCAGTTGATTAGAGCAGCTCAAGTCAAACAGCAGCAAGGGTTGAGCGCCCTTAACCGTGCTGATCAGTTGTGCTTTGGGATCATCCTCAGCAGTATGATTGCCTCAGTTGCGATCGCAATCCTATTAGCTATTCATACCAGTAATGCGATCGCACAGCGAATCAAAAGTCTGACTCAGATCACCGAACAGGTCAAACAGGAGTCTAACTTTACCCTGCAAGCACCAGTCACCACCCGAGATGAAGTGGGTGTCTTAGCAAAATCACTCAATCAGCTGATTCATGGTATGGCTGACTACACCCAGGAACTCCAGCAAACGGAAATCCAGCTGATTCAAAACGAAAAAATGTCCAGTTTGGGTACGATGGTCGCTGGTATTGCCCATGAAATGAACAATCCGATTAACTTTATCTACGGCAATCTGTTCTTTGCCAGCGATTATATTGAGGATTTACTCTCTCTGGTGGAACTCTATCAGCAGTATTATCCCAACCCTGACCCAGAGATTAAAAATCGGCTCGAAGAGATTGATCTGGAATTTTTGGCCCAAGACTTGCCTAAAATCATCGCTTCCATGAAAGGGGGAGCTGAGCGCATTCGTGAAATTGTGCTTTCGATGAGGAATTTTTCCCGATTGGATGAAGCCGATCTCAAACCGGTTAACATCCATGAAGGAATTGACAATACCCTCGTTCTGCTCAGCAACCGCCTCAAGCCAGGGATTGAGCTGATCAAGCACTATGGGGATTTACCTTTGGTGGATTGCTATCCAGCTCAACTGAATCAGGTATTTTTGAGTATCTTGGAAAATGCCCTTGATGCTATAGAACACAAGAGTGTCGAATCTTGCCCATCCCCAGTCTTCACCATTCGGATTCAAACGGAGCTAGTTGACCAAAACTGGATAGTTATCCGAATCGCTGACAATGGCCCTGGGATTGCCGCAGCCATTAAAGACCGGATATTTGACCCATTTTTCACTACCAAAGACCCAGGCCAGGGAACTGGCTTGGGTCTCGCCATTAGCTACCAAATTATTACCCAGCATCGGGGGAAAATTGAGGTGGCTTCAGAACCAGGTCAGGGAGCCGAGTTTGTAATTAGTTTGCCAAAATAA